The sequence TCACTCTCCTCCATTTGGTCCTCAGACTTGCCATGGTATAAGTTGCCATAGTATTGCCCCTGCTCATCACACTCATCCCCAGACAACTGAGCATTGTCATCAGATTCTGATGCCTCTACACTGTTGCTGTTTTCTGCCCCCTCTACTTGGATTGTCCTTGCTTCTTCAACATCCCATTCATCACCTCCAGAGCTTCTTGGTGATTGCCGACCTCTCTTGTTTCCATGGCCACACGTTTCATTGAACTGACTCAATAGTGTCTGCTTCTCAATCaccctcttctccattcttgGCCTACTCCTGACTGTGCGCCGACCACGCTTACGGCCCCGACCCCGAGTTCGGCTTTTCCTTCTCAATCCTCGAACTGTCTTTTCACTACTCCCAGCATTTTCTTTAGCAGAGTTGGATCTCAAACTGACGCTACCTCTCTGCAACCTTCCACCTCGGCTGCGACCTCGTCCTCTCCCACGGCCTCCACGTCCTCGTCCAGAGCTCATACGTGCACAGGAAGTTTCAACCCAACTCTCTTGTAGATATTCAGCTTGTTCTGTAGTTTCTGCTGGTTCAACCTCTCGGATACTTTTGACAACAGTATATCTTGATGGGAGTTTCTGTTTGAATAAGAAGTTCCaggaaaaacacaaaagaatGTTTAGATTTTGAATAGACAGGATCATCTGATTATGCATTTTTTCGGTAAGCTGTAAGTTGCAAGTCAAAATTAATCGACCGATGAACAAAGCCACACTCTCATACAAAAACCGTTACTGCAAAGGATGTTCTACTTTAATGTAGGGCCCTTTCCAGAAAAAAAGATGCCCTTCATTTTCTGTACACTTGTTGATGCaaatcaaaagaacaagaaagccAGCAGTAAACCAAGCCATCAAATTGGACCAAGAATGGACTACTATGTTTAATATTGAGTGTCCAATGGATTATATGGGTCATGGGCctaatatttttgggttttcaaatgTAAAGGGCCAATTCTGTAAGCCCAAATTTCAA comes from Telopea speciosissima isolate NSW1024214 ecotype Mountain lineage unplaced genomic scaffold, Tspe_v1 Tspe_v1.1167, whole genome shotgun sequence and encodes:
- the LOC122648450 gene encoding U3 small nucleolar RNA-associated protein 25-like, whose product is MHNQMILSIQNLNILLCFSWNFLFKQKLPSRYTVVKSIREVEPAETTEQAEYLQESWVETSCARMSSGRGRGGRGRGRGRSRGGRLQRGSVSLRSNSAKENAGSSEKTVRGLRRKSRTRGRGRKRGRRTVRSRPRMEKRVIEKQTLLSQFNETCGHGNKRGRQSPRSSGGDEWDVEEARTIQVEGAENSNSVEASESDDNAQLSGDECDEQGQYYGNLYHGKSEDQMEESEEDVDGDDGDGDSDEGDGDEDEEVYGDEEGEMDGDGDADEEENRDEHLEEHGDEDDDTGSTSSEYSE